CTCGGAGATAAGCACAAGGCAAAATACATATGATTACCAGGATCAGTAGTCTAGCTTAGTACACGCATTAGAGCTTAACCAACATCAGCATAAGACtacaaataactaatatcaACAGATTTTAAAGCATGAATTACAGAGCATAAGATGCCATCAGATAACCCAACTTAtgtgtaaattatatacaGAACAATTTTGTGGGGGTGTccaaagaatttcaaaaaatgggATAAGGGGAAGAATGAAGAACATCATAACAGACCTTGTGCTCCATAAAATCCAGAATGGATAGTATATCAGACGAAGTATGACCCAAGATAACACAAAAAGGACAAATGAGAAGCTAGCAAGTGCTTCTCCGCCACTGTACTTGGACATCTTtccaatttcaagaaatacatCACTAGCATCATGAAGAGCTAAAACAACTGAACCAACACGTGCAAACCTGCAACAAAACCAGAAATTTGGGCAAATGAAGTTTGTTAGAAGCAGAATACTATATTTGCATAGTTCCTCTAGATGCTATATTGTGGCAGTTGGTCCTGTCTGTTGCTAATATGCCTGAACaacacaaaattcaaataagttttCAAGATATAACTGATTTCCTTCTCCTTAACCTGCTTATTCATGAGCTTccgtatttaaaataatatcacaacCTCACCTCTTTAGAAACACACCTTAATACATAGGACAACACAATGAGAATGAGGGTTGCAACATGATGACCCATAGAAACCCCAAAGTCAGAGCGCCTTGTTTCCCAGAATATCAGAGCAAATATTGAGTATGTATAGAACCCGCCAGTATACATATAGAGGCCCTTCAGTTTCAGCCTGGATACGGAAGGACAGTTGTGAactaatgtaaaatatatacaaaataccaaatattttcaatcaaaacTTGAGCAAGTTCTATCAGGAAATGTAAAAGTTATAGCCTGAATTAAACAATCATTAGCATGACATATTACAAACAAGACCAAAAGATAGGCCTGTAGTCTAGAGGTGTAGACAAGGCGAGCTCGAGCCGAGCTCGACAAAAATTTCAGCCTCGAGCAACTATTTCAAGCTCGCGCTGGAGCTCgttgctcatttttttttaactttttattttttaataaaaatatataattataaataataatattaaacataattataaaaagtctTAAAACTATATGCTAAAATAAGTTAATCTAATGTTATGAATACATGATTTCATGATATCTTTAGTATATATCCAATATTAGTTTAGTAGTCACTTAATTAGTAAAAGTAtagaaaaaatacatcaaattatctaaatatttacacataattttgtacagttatatatttacccaataaaaagtttaataaattataaaaagaattcaatGATGCATATAGTACACCTTTTTGGAAATATATTTCTccagataattttttttattgaattatataatatattaatttttaataaaatagaaaaacataaattattttctaaaagtcAAATGAGAATGGTCatgaaaatacatttttaaaatatgatgatggcatttaaattttatgtcttTCAActgtacaaaaataaaaagaagaatttcttAAATCCAGCAGTAATTGATCTCATTTTAGACATATACATAATgcattaatattgaaaatagtaagtaaaattgttcaaccactACTGTTATTATTATCTCTACATTAATCCATGGGGATcacaaaattccaaaatagGCTTATAAGCAATAATAtggaaatattacataatgtatcttggtataattaaatatactcatgaataaatataaaaaattataagttaattattagaaCTTGTTAATTTACAAAAGTACAAGAGATTACAAATagatttgaaatatataatataatctatattcattatattaaattattatttacagaaaaaaatcaaaagatactcaattgttgattaaacttATTTTCAGATAgatattagataatataaataaatataaattatttattattatctaaaacaaaaatatgagatattgattaaatataattctaatatacAAGGAACTTTGCATATGAACTTGATGTAATATTGaacatgtaattaaatatataaaaataaaaaaatagaaaaaaaagcTTGCGAGCCGGCTCACGGGATTTCGAACACTAACACTTGGCTCGAGTTGAGCCGGCTCGGCTCATCTTGCACCCCTACCCTGTACTGGGTTATGCAACCACCTACAGGTCATGACTTCAAAGCATTCCTCTTTCTACAAAGCTGAGATGATACCTAAACTGAAAAGTAAAAGGAAGGGAATCTTACTTATATGTTTGATCAGGCCAGACCTGGTCCCCAGGCCCCACCCAAAAGTACTTTGTTTTTGTGAACCAAGGCTCATTGTAAGTCACAGCAAGTGCCAATACCTCAGCTGAAAGATAGTAAATGCATTTCCATGCTGACTCCTTGAACTT
The window above is part of the Sesamum indicum cultivar Zhongzhi No. 13 linkage group LG2, S_indicum_v1.0, whole genome shotgun sequence genome. Proteins encoded here:
- the LOC105156450 gene encoding ASC1-like protein, whose product is MGFLELMNSEAWEQESYPHYQDLVVLPFFALFFPTVRFLLDRFVFQRAGRRLIFGKGTHVVANETEEQKKKLGKFKESAWKCIYYLSAEVLALAVTYNEPWFTKTKYFWVGPGDQVWPDQTYKLKLKGLYMYTGGFYTYSIFALIFWETRRSDFGVSMGHHVATLILIVLSYVLRFARVGSVVLALHDASDVFLEIGKMSKYSGGEALASFSFVLFVLSWVILRLIYYPFWILWSTSYEVIQTLDKEKHKTDGPIYYYVFNFLLFSLLVLHIYWWLLMFRMLVKQIQARGRVSEDVRSDSEDENEHED